The Nocardioides sp. cx-173 genome segment GCGCAGCGGGTCGTCGACGTCGCGGCGGGGCGGCTCCTTGCGCGCCGGTTGCTGGGGAGGGGGCACCGCGCGCGGTGGCTCCTCGGGCTGGCCGAGCAGCGGGTCACGTGCCTCGTCCGGGGTCTGGGTCACGCCGCGACGGTACCCAAAGTCCGGCTCCGTCAGTCGCCGGGCGCGCGGTTGGGAGCCGCGCCAGGAGGGTAGGGACCGCGAAGACCCGAGCCGAGGAGACCTCATGAGCCGATCGTCGCTGTCCGTCCTGTCCGTGGCCTTGCTGGTCGTCGCCGTCGGCCTGCTCATCGCGGCGCTGACCTACGACGGCAACGCCATGTGGATCGGCCTGGGGTCCGCCGCGGTGGCCCTCGTCGCCGTCTTCGTCTCGGCGAGCGGACGCAGGTTGCGCTGACCCGCTCACCCCAACGCCACCAGCACCACCGTCACCGCGCACAGGGACAGCCCCACGGCCTGGGCTCGATGCACGCGCTCGCGCAGCACCGACAGCGCGAGCAGCACGGTGAACGCGGGGTAGAGCGAGGTGATGACGGCCGCGACGGTGAGGCCGCCGTCGCGCGAGGACACGAGGAACAGCGCCGTGGCGGCGGCGCCGAGACAGCCGCTGACGGCCCCCAGCAGGGCGGCAGGGCGGCGGGGGACCCAGGGCGCCCGCAGCAGGGTGGCGACCAGGACGATCACGGCGGCGGCGACCAGCTGGTTGAGCGCCAGGGGGACCAGCCCGGCACTTTCGGGGATCTGCGCGAGGGCGGAGAACAGTGTGCCGAAGCCGACACCGGCCAGGACTCCGTCGGTGAGGCCGGTGCCCCCCGTGGCGGAGCCGGTGACGGGCTCCCGGGCGACCAGCCAGATCGCCGGGATCGCGGCCACGATGCCGAGCCAGACCAGCATGGAGGGCCGCTCCCCGGTGACCAGGCCCACGGCGATCGGGAGCAGCGCCGCCCCGACCCCCGACACGGGGGCCACGACGCCCATGCGCCCCGACGACAGCCCGCGATAGAGGAACGCCGTACCGAGGCCGTTGCCGAGGCCCGCGAGGACGCTCCAGCCCAGGACCGCGGGTCCGAACGAGCCGTCGCCGAGCAGCCCGGCCACGAGGAACGGCAGCGAGCCGGCGATCTGACCGACGAGCGCGATCGTCCAGGGCGTCACCCGCTGGGAGGCGACCCCGCCGATGAAGTCCGAGAGGCCGTACGACACCGCGGCGGCCAGCGAGAGCAGCAGCGCCATGTCAGGCCAGGACCGCCCCGACGACCCAGGTGCCGGCCGCCAGGACCCCGGCGGTCAGCTCGATCAGCACGCTCAGCCCGACGGCGCGCAGGGCGTGCGTCGTCGAGGGCCAGGCCCGGGCGGAGCCCACACGTCGGAGCTCGGCCAGGTAGATGCCGAGCACGAAGCCCAGGAAGATGCCGACGACCGGCACCACGAAGAAGCCCACGATGGCCAGCCCGGCTCCCGCCCACTGGGTCGAGGCCGGGACGCCCGCGGTCTTCAGCCGGCGGCCCGGCACGACGTACTTCACGATCCCACCGAGCACGAGCAGCACGGTGACGACCGCGAACACCGTCCACGCCAGGCCGCTGCCGACCTCGACCGCCCAGACGAGGACGGCGCCCAGGATCAGGATCGACCCGGGCAGGACCGGGACCAGGATGCCGGCCAGGCCGACTGCGATCGCCACGGCGACCAGGACATCGAGGAGGCTCACGCGGCACACCCTGTCATGACGGTGGGCCCCGAAATGGCCGATGGCCCCCGACTCGCGTCAGGGGCCATCGAGAAGTCGGCGGTGGGACGGTTCAGTGCTCGTCTCGCGGCGTCGTTGCCGGGGTGGTGAGCTTGTGGGTCTCGTCGATCAGGTTGATGGCGACCTCCTTGAGCTTGTCGCCGTGCTCACGCGCGTGGTGGGCACAGAAGAGGAGCTCGCCGCCGGTCTGGAGCTCGACACGCAGGTAGGCCTGCGCACCGCAACGGTCGCAGCGGTCCTCGGCAGTCAGAGGAGCACTAGGGGCAACAGCAGTTGTCACGTCGGCCTCATTTCTCGGGTGGTGTCTCTTTCAAACCTAGCGAGGGGGGACAACATTCCCTGCGCCGGTCCCTGCGCCAGGTGTCCTGGGACACCTCGATCCAATCACGGCTAGTCCTTCCCCGTTCTCCCGGTTCCCACGCCCTGGAACGGCGACCTGGGGAGAGAGCGGCGTCTGACCCTTCTTCCAAGTGTGACGCCCGAGCGGTGGGAGGTGCTGCCGAACGGTTCTTCCGAGCACCGATCGTGTCCACATCGTGACGTCGGCCCCACGTGCAGGCCGTCCGCCCACCGTAGGGCGGGGCGAGCAGGCGAGCCTTCACCGGGGCGCGGCGTGTCGCGGGTAGATTCGAGGACGAAGAAGACCCGTATGTGCCACGCCTGCCAGGAGCCCCACGATCGCCGACAACACCTACAACGCCGCGCACCTCCTCGTCCTCGAGGGACTGGAGGCGGTGCGCAAACGACCGGGGATGTACATCGGCTCGACCGACACCCGCGGCCTCATGCACTGCCTGTGGGAGATCATCGACAACGGCGTCGACGAGGCCTTGGCCGGCTCCGCGCACCGGGTCGAGGTCACGCTGCACGCCGACGACTCGGTGGAGGTCCACGACGACGGTCGTGGCATCCCCACCGACAAGGAGCCCAAGACCGGGCTCCCCGGCGTCGAGGTCGTGGCCACCAAGCTCCACGCCGGCGGCAAGTTCGGTGGCGGCTCCTACGTCGCCACCGGCGGCCTGCACGGCGTCGGTCTCTCGGTGGTCAACGCGCTGTCGGCCCGCATGGACATCGACGTCGACCGGGCGCCCGCCCAGCAGGGGCTGAGCTTCAGCCGCGGCAACCCCGGCGTCTTCGACGGGGAGGGCCCCACGGCGCCGTTCACGCCCCGCTCGGGGCTGACCCGCAAGGGCAAGAAGGTCGCCAAGGGCAAGAGCGGCACCCGGATCCGGTTCTGGCCGGACCGCCAGATCTTCACCAAGGACGCGACCTTCGAGTTCGAGGGGCTGCTGGGCCGGGCCCGACAGACCTCGTTCATCGTGCCCGGCCTCGAGCTGGTCATCCGCGACCTGCGCGGCGAGGTGCCGGTCGAGGAGAAGTTCCGCCACGACGGAGGCATCGCGGAGTTCGCCGAGTACCTCGCCAGCGACGAGCCGGTGACCGACATCCTGCGGCTGCAGGGCATGGACACCTTCACCGAGACGGTGCCGATGCTCGACGCCCAGGGGCACATGACGCCTCAGGAGGTCGAGCGCGAGCTGACCGTGGACATCGCGGCGCGCTGGGGGACCGGCTACGACACCGAGCTGCGCTCGTTCGTCAACGTCATCGCCACCCCGAAGGGCGGCACGCACGTCAGCGGCTTCGAGGCAGCGCTCACCAAGACCTTCAACGACGCGATGCGGGCCACCAAGGCGCTCAAGGTCAACGACGACGACGTGATCAAGGACGACGTCCTCGAGGGCCTCACCGCGGTGGTGACCGTGCGCCTGGCCGAGCCGCAGTTCGAGGGCCAGACCAAGGAGATCCTCGGCACGCCCGCAGTGCGCTCGGTCGTACGCCGGGTGGTGTCGGCGGAGCTGAAGAAGTTCCTCACCTCCTCCAAGCGGGCCGAGAAGGCGCAGGCCAAGCTCCTCATGGAGAAGGTGGTGGCCGCCTCCAAGACCCGCCTGGCCGCGCGTCAGCACAAGGAGACCCAGCGCCGCAAGAACGCCCTGGAGTCCTCGGCGCTGCCCTCCAAGCTCGCCGACTGCCGCGCCAACGACAACGACCGCACCGAGCTGTTCATCGTCGAGGGCGACTCCGCGCTCGGCACCGCGAAGCTCGCCCGCAACTCGGAGTTCCAGGCCCTGCTGCCGATCCGCGGCAAGATCCTCAACGTCCAGAAGGCGTCCGTGGGCGACATGCTCAAGAACGCCGAGTGCGCCTCGATCATCCAGGTCGTCGGAGCCGGCTCCGGGCGGACCTTCGAGCTCGAGGCGCGCCGCTACGGCCGGATCATCTTCATGGCCGACGCCGACTCCGACGGCGCACACATCCGCTGCCTGCTGGCGACGCTGTTCTTCAAGTACATGCCCGACCTGATCGCCGAGGGCCGCGTCTATTCCGCGGTGCCGCCGCTGCACCGCATTGAGATCTCGGCGCCGAAGAAGGGCCAGGACAAGTACGTCTACACCTACTCCGACGACGAGCTGCAGCGCAAGCTCGCCGAGCTGAAGAAGAAGAACGTGAAGTGGAAGGACCCGGTCCAGCGCTACAAGGGGCTCGGTGAGATGGACGCCGACCAGCTGGCCGAGACCACCATGGACCCCCGCCGCCGTACGCTGCGCCGGATCACCGTCGACGACGCCGACGCCGCCGCCCAGGTCTTCGAGCTGCTCATGGGCTCCGACGTGGCCCCGCGCAAGGAGTTCATCGTGCAGGGCGCCTACGAGGTGGACGTGGAGGCGCTCGACGCCTGACGTGGGGGTCACCCGAACGGGTGGAACCCCACCCCGATCCCGCTAGTTCGCGACCCAGTGGGTACTCGGCTGCTCCAGCAACGATGAGGAGCCGCCATGAGCACCACACCGAGCACGCCATCGACGACCGACGAGTCGTCGTCCTCGGGAGTCGCGGAGAAGGCGCACGACGCCAAGCACGCGGCCAGCCAGACCGCCTCCACCGCCGCCGACGAGGCGTCGCACGTCGCGAGCGTCGCCGGCGAGGAGGCCGCCAAGATCGCGAGCGAGGCCAAGGACCACGCCCGCGGTCTCCTCGACGAGGCACTCGCCCAGGTGGACGAGCAGTCGCGCACGCAGCGCGACCGCCTGGTCGACACCCTGAGCACCTTCAGCGACGACCTGCGCCAGATGGCCGAGCAGTCGACGAACTCCGGCCTCGCCTCCGACGTCGCGCGCCAGGTCGCCGACCGCGCCCGCAGCCTCGGCGATCACCTGGACGGCCGGGAGCCTGGGGACCTGCTCGACGACGTCCGCTCGTTCGCCCGCCGCCGCCCCGGGGTGTTCCTCCTGGGCGCGCTGACCGCGGGCGTCCTGGCCGGACGTCTGGCGCGGGGCGCCAAGGACGCAAAGGATGCTGACTCGGGTGCCAGCTCGAGCAGTTCGGGCACCGGCGTGATGCCGGTGACAACCGCGACGCCCGCCTCCACGACCGTCGTGCCGCCGACGTCGCCCGCGCCCCCGCCTCCCGTAGACGACCCCGTCGCGGGCACCGGCGAGCCCACGGTGGGGCAGCCGCAGTCGACGGCCCCCGTCTCCAGCGACCCGCTGGGCGGCACGCCGCTGTCGGAGCCGGCGGACTCCGGGCCGCTCTCCACGCCGCGGCAGGGGTACACGCCGTGACCTCCACGACCCCGCCGTACGACGGCGGGCCTGCCCCAGATGGAGGTGTCGAGGACCAGCGCAGCCTGGGGCAGATCGTCAGCGACGTCACCCAGGACCTCACGACCCTGATCCGGCAGGAGATGGACCTGGCCAAGACCGAGATGAAGCAGGAGGTGAGCAAGGCGGGCAAGGGTGCCGGCCTGCTCGGCGGCGCGGGGGTGGCCGGCTACTTCGTGCTGCTGTTCCTCTCCCTGGCCGCGTTGTTCGCCCTGGACGAGGCGATGGACGCCTGGCTGGCCGCGCTGATCGTGACCGTGGTCTGGGCCGTGGTGGCCGCCGTACTCGCCCTCGTCGGCAAGAAGTCACTCGACAAGAGCAACCCGCAACTGCCGCAGACGCAGCAGTCCCTCAAGGAGGATGTCCAATGGGCCAAAGCACAGAAGAGCTGAACACCGAGATCGCAGGGACTCGCGAGAGCCTCGCGAGCGACCTGGACGCGCTGCAGGACCGGGTCAGTCCGGCCGCCATCGTGGAGCGCCGCAAGACCGCCGCCCGCAACCGCGTGCTCGGGGTCAGGGACCGGATCATGGGCACCTCCCAGTCCGCTGCCGGATCGGCGCAGTCGTCGATGTCCGGCGCCGCCGACAGCGTCAAGGGCGCCGCCGGCAGCGCCAAGGAGGGCGCCAAGAGCGCCGTCAGCAGCGCGGGCGACTCCGTGGAGGGCAGCCCGCTCGCCGCCGGCCTCGTCGCCTTCGGGGCGGGGCTGGTCATCGCCGGCCTGATCCCCGCCAGCAGGGCCGAGGCGCGCGCCTCGCAGCAGGTGGTGGACGCCGCCAAGGAGCACGGTCAGCCCCTGGTCGAGCAGGCCAAGTCGGTGGGGCAGGAGGTCGGCGACCACCTCAAGGAGTCGGCCACCGACGCAGCCCAGCAGGTCACGCAGACCGCCCAGGAGTCCGCCGGCCGGGTCCAGGAGGAGGGGCGGTCCTCCGCCGAGAACGTGAAGTCCGCGGCGCCAGGCCAGACCTGACCCCGCTGCCGACCCTGCCCGCCGCGCCGGAAGGCGTGCGGCGGGTGGGGCGGGCTGCGGCGCGCGCGCCCCGCTGAACCTGACCAAGCCGACGGCAGCCGGACCTTCGCGGGCGCGTCGAGCGCTGCCCGCCTCAGAGGTGCCGCTCGAGCAGACCGGTGTCGACGTCGTAGACGAACCCGCCGACGACGGTCTCGGCCGGGATGAGCGGGTGGGTGCGGATCTTGGCGATGTCCTCGCGCAGGGCCTGCAGCTGGTCGGTGATGACACCGAAGCTCTGCCAGGAGGCGTCCTGGCCGGAGGAGGCCGAGACCCGCTCGCGGATCTCCTCCTCGGTGTGGCTGGCCATGGCGCAGCGGGTGTGCGGGACCACCAGGATCCGCTCCACCCCGAGGAGGTGGGTGCCCAGCACCAGCGCCTCCAGGGCCTGGGGCGTCACCCGTCCGCCCGGGTTGCGGAAGATCTTGGCGTCGCCGGGCGTGAGCCCGACCATGCCCAGCGGGTCGATGCGCGAGTCCATGCAGGTCACGATCGCGACGCCGGCATGGGCGACGCCGTCGAACCCGCTGAGGGCGAAGTCGGAGGCGAAGTCGCGGTTGGCGGCAAGGAGATCGTCGAAGTCGGCCACGAGCGCGAACCTAGCGGACGCCGCGAGGACAGGTCAGTGGCGGACGAGCATGTGGACGGTGGTGTTGCTCACCCGCCGGCGCGCAGCACGTCTGCGGGGCTGAAGGAGCGGGTCTGCGCGCCCCGGAAGACCACCAGGGCGCAGGCCGCCGCCAGCACGGCGCACACCGCTGCACCGGCGAAGACGGCGTGCTCCTGGGGGATGCCGGCGCCGGCGAGCAGGTCGCTGAACTCCTGGCAGCGGGTCTTGCCGTCGCACACCTCGCGCGCCGGCGGCATCGGATGGTCCTCCAGGTACGTGTAGTACCGGCGCAGCCCGATCGCGGTCAGCGCCGAGATCCCCACGAGCATGCCCACCATCCGGGCCACGACGACCATGGCGCTGGCCACGCCGTGCACGTCGTCGTCGGTGCTGGCCAGGATCGCGGCGTTGACCGGCGCGAGCGCGAGGCCGAACCCGAAGCCGCACAGGACCAGGGTCAGGTCGGAGTGGAACGATTCCAGGCTGGTGATGTCCCAGCGCGCCATCAGCACGAAGCCCACCGCCGCCATGACCATCCCCACCGCGGTGATGAGCCCGGCGCTGAAGCGACGCGTCAGGTAGCCGCCGACGACCGCTCCCACGGGCAGGGCGACGAGGAACCGCACGAGCTCCAGGGCCGCCATCAGCTGGGAGTCGCGATGCACGGTGGTGCGCGCGAAGAGCGGGATGTCGATCAGAGCCGCGATCAGCGCAGCCCCGATGAAGAAGCTGACCAAGATGGCGCCCCACGCCGGAGTACGGCGCAGGGCCCCGCGGGGGACGAGGGGGGACGGCGTACGGCGCAGGTGCACGACGAGGGCGAGCGTGGCGATCGCGGAGCCGGTGAGGTACCAGTAGCCCTGGTCGGCGAAGAGCTGGATCTTGGGATCGGCCGTCGCGAAGGCGAGGATCACCCCGCCGAGGGCCACCGCGAGGAACAGCGCACCACCGAGGTCGGCGTCCCGCATGCTGCGCACCCAGCTCGGTCCGTCGACGAGGGGGCGCCGGGCGGTGAAGCAGCGGACCACGAAGAGCAGGCCGGCCACCATCGCGGTCGCCCCGACCGGGGTCAGCCACCGCCCGTCGCCCGCGAACGGGATGAAGATCTGTCCCCAGGTCAGGTCGCGCTGAAGCTCCGACGGCTGCAGGAACACCAGCGCCCCGGCGGCGAGACAGATCAGGAGGAAGAGGGCGCCGAGGAGGTCGGGGGGTCTCGAGGCTCGCTTCGCTCGCACCTCGACCACCGAGGGATCTCGCTTCGCTCGCACCTCGACCACCGAGGGGTCCCGCAGGGCGTGGATGGCCGCGGCGAGGACCAGGCCGACGAGCAGGTTGATCACGAAGATCATCCGCCAGTCGGCGACGGCGAGGACGGCGGCACCGAACAGCGGCCCGATGACGCTGCCGATCTCCTGGACGGCGGAGACCACGCCGAGGGGTACGCCGCGGCGCTCG includes the following:
- a CDS encoding DUF3618 domain-containing protein encodes the protein MGQSTEELNTEIAGTRESLASDLDALQDRVSPAAIVERRKTAARNRVLGVRDRIMGTSQSAAGSAQSSMSGAADSVKGAAGSAKEGAKSAVSSAGDSVEGSPLAAGLVAFGAGLVIAGLIPASRAEARASQQVVDAAKEHGQPLVEQAKSVGQEVGDHLKESATDAAQQVTQTAQESAGRVQEEGRSSAENVKSAAPGQT
- a CDS encoding DUF456 domain-containing protein is translated as MSLLDVLVAVAIAVGLAGILVPVLPGSILILGAVLVWAVEVGSGLAWTVFAVVTVLLVLGGIVKYVVPGRRLKTAGVPASTQWAGAGLAIVGFFVVPVVGIFLGFVLGIYLAELRRVGSARAWPSTTHALRAVGLSVLIELTAGVLAAGTWVVGAVLA
- a CDS encoding DNA gyrase/topoisomerase IV subunit B, with translation MADNTYNAAHLLVLEGLEAVRKRPGMYIGSTDTRGLMHCLWEIIDNGVDEALAGSAHRVEVTLHADDSVEVHDDGRGIPTDKEPKTGLPGVEVVATKLHAGGKFGGGSYVATGGLHGVGLSVVNALSARMDIDVDRAPAQQGLSFSRGNPGVFDGEGPTAPFTPRSGLTRKGKKVAKGKSGTRIRFWPDRQIFTKDATFEFEGLLGRARQTSFIVPGLELVIRDLRGEVPVEEKFRHDGGIAEFAEYLASDEPVTDILRLQGMDTFTETVPMLDAQGHMTPQEVERELTVDIAARWGTGYDTELRSFVNVIATPKGGTHVSGFEAALTKTFNDAMRATKALKVNDDDVIKDDVLEGLTAVVTVRLAEPQFEGQTKEILGTPAVRSVVRRVVSAELKKFLTSSKRAEKAQAKLLMEKVVAASKTRLAARQHKETQRRKNALESSALPSKLADCRANDNDRTELFIVEGDSALGTAKLARNSEFQALLPIRGKILNVQKASVGDMLKNAECASIIQVVGAGSGRTFELEARRYGRIIFMADADSDGAHIRCLLATLFFKYMPDLIAEGRVYSAVPPLHRIEISAPKKGQDKYVYTYSDDELQRKLAELKKKNVKWKDPVQRYKGLGEMDADQLAETTMDPRRRTLRRITVDDADAAAQVFELLMGSDVAPRKEFIVQGAYEVDVEALDA
- a CDS encoding DMT family transporter, whose amino-acid sequence is MALLLSLAAAVSYGLSDFIGGVASQRVTPWTIALVGQIAGSLPFLVAGLLGDGSFGPAVLGWSVLAGLGNGLGTAFLYRGLSSGRMGVVAPVSGVGAALLPIAVGLVTGERPSMLVWLGIVAAIPAIWLVAREPVTGSATGGTGLTDGVLAGVGFGTLFSALAQIPESAGLVPLALNQLVAAAVIVLVATLLRAPWVPRRPAALLGAVSGCLGAAATALFLVSSRDGGLTVAAVITSLYPAFTVLLALSVLRERVHRAQAVGLSLCAVTVVLVALG
- a CDS encoding phage holin family protein encodes the protein MTSTTPPYDGGPAPDGGVEDQRSLGQIVSDVTQDLTTLIRQEMDLAKTEMKQEVSKAGKGAGLLGGAGVAGYFVLLFLSLAALFALDEAMDAWLAALIVTVVWAVVAAVLALVGKKSLDKSNPQLPQTQQSLKEDVQWAKAQKS
- a CDS encoding DUF7455 domain-containing protein, which translates into the protein MTTAVAPSAPLTAEDRCDRCGAQAYLRVELQTGGELLFCAHHAREHGDKLKEVAINLIDETHKLTTPATTPRDEH
- a CDS encoding MFS transporter, with amino-acid sequence MTRSPRWLLGLAAVAVAFAAADTYVVVLALPEMVGAVGVSTEELQRAAPIISGFLLGYVAMLPLIGRIADLRGRVPVLVAALVVFALGSLVTTLAYDMPSMVAGRFLQGLGGGGLVPATLALVADLYPRERRGVPLGVVSAVQEIGSVIGPLFGAAVLAVADWRMIFVINLLVGLVLAAAIHALRDPSVVEVRAKRDPSVVEVRAKRASRPPDLLGALFLLICLAAGALVFLQPSELQRDLTWGQIFIPFAGDGRWLTPVGATAMVAGLLFVVRCFTARRPLVDGPSWVRSMRDADLGGALFLAVALGGVILAFATADPKIQLFADQGYWYLTGSAIATLALVVHLRRTPSPLVPRGALRRTPAWGAILVSFFIGAALIAALIDIPLFARTTVHRDSQLMAALELVRFLVALPVGAVVGGYLTRRFSAGLITAVGMVMAAVGFVLMARWDITSLESFHSDLTLVLCGFGFGLALAPVNAAILASTDDDVHGVASAMVVVARMVGMLVGISALTAIGLRRYYTYLEDHPMPPAREVCDGKTRCQEFSDLLAGAGIPQEHAVFAGAAVCAVLAAACALVVFRGAQTRSFSPADVLRAGG
- a CDS encoding beta-class carbonic anhydrase — protein: MADFDDLLAANRDFASDFALSGFDGVAHAGVAIVTCMDSRIDPLGMVGLTPGDAKIFRNPGGRVTPQALEALVLGTHLLGVERILVVPHTRCAMASHTEEEIRERVSASSGQDASWQSFGVITDQLQALREDIAKIRTHPLIPAETVVGGFVYDVDTGLLERHL